The Verrucomicrobiales bacterium genome segment GGTGGTAGGTGGTAGGTGGTAGGTGGTAGGTGGTAGGTGGTCGTAATCGTAATCGATTCGTCGTCTTCTTCGGGTGGCACTCATCACTCGTCACTCGTCACTCGACTACGTTCGCGGGCATGCGTGTCGGCTTGCATCGGGCGGCGGCGATTGACACCCTCCGTTCGTGGGTATTTCCGCCAAACAGTTCGCCGATCTCCAGAAGCGGGTGAGCAAGCCGGCTAAGCGCAGCGCTACGCCGGAGGTCGACACCCTGTCGCCCGCGGCTCCCAAACGTCACGAGATCTTGCTGGGCATCGACCCGTCGCTTCGTGGGACTGGATACGGCGTCATTCGCATGGCCAAGCCCCATCCGATTGCTCTGGCGCATGGCACCATCCGGTGTCCTACCACGTGGGAACATTCGCGTTGTCTCTTGCTGATCACCCAGACGATTCGTGACGTGATCCGAGAGCATCGGCCGGTGATCTGTGCGGTGGAGGGGCTGTTTTTCGCTCAGAATCTGCAAACGGCTTTGATCATGGGAGAAGCGCGAGGAGCAGCGCTGGTTGCGGCGGCTGAGGCGGGCCTGGAAGTCTATGAACATGCTCCGAGGCGCGTGAAGCAGGCGATTGTCGGGTATGGGGCCGCACAAAAGTTGGCCGTCGCCAAAATGGTTCAGCGGCTGCTGCACCTGGAGGAACTTCCGGACTCCGACGCCGCCGACGCTTTAGCGGTCGCCCTCACGCATGCCCAGGAGACATCACGCTATTCTTTAACGCCAGCTAAGCGAGTTTAGACCAAAACAAGGCTTTCGTTTTCCATCTGTTTTGGGATGCTATCCGAGTGCCTTTGGATGAGAAATCACCCGAAGCCCCCGGCTCTCCCGCGGGGCGGTTTGTAACGACGCTCTGGTCAGTGGTCGCGGATGCTCGCGACAGCCAATCTCCTGAGTCGACCTCGGCGATGGAGCGTTTGTGCCAGACCTACTGGTATCCGCTTTATGTGTTCGTTCGCCGCAAAGGTTATGGCCATGAGGATGCCAGCGATCTGACACAGGCCTTTTTTGCCCGATTTTTGGAGAAGCGATACCTGGCAAGTGTGGACGGAAACCGCGGGAAGTTCCGCACGTTTTTGCTGGCATCGATGACGCACTTCCTTGCCAACGAGTGGGATAAGAGTCGCGCGCAGCGCCGGGGTGGCGGGGCGGTTGTCATTTCCCTCGATGAGGCAACCGCCGAGCAACGATACCAGCACGAATCTTCCGGCCAGACGACACCGGAGACGATTTTTGAACGCCGATGGGCTCAGACAGTGATGGGAGTGGTGCTTGACCGTCTGGCCGTTGAGATGGAGGAGAGGCGGTTCGAGATTCTGAAGGGCTTCCTGCTGGAGGCGCGGGGAGCTGTTTCCTATGAGACAGCCGCGGGTCTGCTGGGAGTTTCGGTGGCGGGAGTTACCTCAGCCATCCATCGGATGCGAGCGCGGTTCCGCGCGCTCATGTTCGAGGAGGTGGCCAACACCGTGGCGACGCCGGGAGAGGTGGAACAGGAACTTCGCCACCTTTTGGCAAGCCTGGAGTGATGAACGGAACTCCGCGGCTCTAATTTTTCGGAAGGTTTCCGCGGGTTTGCTTCTTACCTAGGATGAAATTCTGTCATTGATGTCCGATTCCGCTTTCAATTCCGTGTGTCCCAAGTGTGGGAGCGCGCTGCAACCAGACGCTCCACGCGGCTTGTGTGCCAGGTGCCTATTTGGGGCCGTGCTGGATGGCGGTCCGCTCGACGAGTCCCCGCGATCGACGGTCGGGAAGGCGACTCTGCCTAGGGCCTTTGGCGCTTATGAGTTGTTGGAAGAGGTGGCTCGAGGCGGGATGGGAATCGTTTTTCGGGCGCGCCAGACACAGATCAGCCGGGTGGTGGCGCTGAAGGTGATGGCGGCCGGCCAGTTTGCCGCTCCGGATTTCGTGAAGCGCTTTCGCATGGAAGCCGAGGCGGTCGCTAGCCTGGATCATCCGAACATTGTGCCCATTTACGAGGTTGGCGAGTGCGAGAATCAGCCCTTCTTCAGCATGAGGCTGGTTGAGGGGGGATCTCTTGCCCAGCGCATTTCCAGTTCCCGAGCCCCGATGTCCGATCGCCAGGTGGCTGAGCTCATCACGAAACTGGCGCGGGCCGTGCATTATGCCCACCAGCGCGGCCTTCTGCATCGGGACATCAAGCCGGGAAACGTGCTGCTGGATGCCGAGGGTCAACCTCACCTCACCGACTTCGGGCTGGCCAAGCTGGTGGAGAAGGAAAGCACGCTGACCCGTACGGTGGCCATGCTGGGCACGCCCAGCTATATGTCGCCGGAGCAGGCACGCGGCGAGGCGAAGCAGTTGACGACGGCGGTGGATGTTTATGGTTTGGGAGCAATTCTCTACGAGCTGCTCACGGGCCAGCCACCCTTCGCCGGTGGCACGACCATGGAAACCGTGCGTCAGGTGCTGGAGAGGGAGCCGCGTCGTCCGTCCGGATTAAGGCCGGGGGTGGATAGGGATTTGGAAACCATCTGCCTCAAGTGCCTCCAGAAGGATCCTGCGCGGCGGTTCGAGTCGGCGGAGGCGCTGGCGGTCGAGCTCGAACGTTGGCAGCGGCACGAGCCCATCCTCTCTCGCCCGGTCACGGGTTTGGAGCGAGCTGCCAAATGGGTGCGCCGTCGCCCGCTGCCCGCAGCTCTTTGCGCGGTCACCTTGCTGGCGGTCGCTGCGAGCGTGGGTACACTGCTCCGCGCCAACCGCCACATCCGGGCGGCTCAATCAGCCACACTCGATCAGCGAGATCTGGCCCAGCAGCATCTCTATGACTCGCTTCTTCGGGAAGCGAACTCCATTCGAACCATCCGGCCGTTAGGGTTTCGCCGGCAACTCATCGAACGGATCCAGCAAGCCCGGTCCATCCCGACCGCTAAGAAGGACTATGATGTGCTACGTGCGGAGCTCGGGCAGTGCCTGGGGGATGCTCTCAGCTTTGATCCCGTCCGGTTGATCGATCCGCCTTCCTCCTTTCTAGATGTTGTGTTGAACAGCGACGGAACGTTGGTCGCATTCGGCACTGAGAAGGGTCAACTGGCGTTGCACGAGACCACCCATGGCAAGGCGGTCGGCCGCTTTGAGGTCAAAACGCCGCTGGTACAGTTGGCATTCTCGCCGGACGGCCGAAGCCTCTTCGGACTCGCTCGTGAGGTCGCACAGCAGCACTCCGAAACAGCGCCTCGAATTCGCCTGATCGAATGGCAGCGGACTGGTAACGGATCCTGGCTGCAGGGCTCGGAACGCTCCGTTCCGGAACTCCGCCTGCTCGTGTTGACGACGCGGGGCGTGATCGCGGCTCTGGAGAGCTGCTCCGAACGGGAAATGCGATTGGTTGATGCGGCGACGGATCGAATGCTTGGCTCTGTTCCCCTGGCCCCCGGTCAGCTGTTTCCTCAGGTTTTGGATGTGAGCTCTGACATGCGCTTTGCCGCGTTCGATGTCGATGGCGGCACGAACCAGCCGAGCGGGCTTATTCAAATCTGGGATCTGAACGCTCGGGCCCCGATCCTCCGGTTCTCCAATGAAGCGGGGCTGGTTCGGCATCTTGCTTTCAGTCCGGATTCGCAATTTCTGGCCTCGACGGCTGAGAGTGGTGTGGTCGTGCTCATGACCTCCCATTTTAGGCCGGTTAATACTTATATCGAATTTATGTCTTCGCGGGCAATCTGGTGTGGGCATGGCGACCGGATCGCTGTTCCCCTCTCCCAGCAGAACGGCGTTCGGCTTTGTTCTGTCAGCTCCGGAGCTGAGGCGACCCGGCTTGCCACGCCGCATCAGGTGACGGAGGTGCGAGGTTCTTTGGATGGTTCGGTTTTGCTCATGGTTCCCCACAAAGGACCCGCCCTCGTAACCCGTTTGGTGGGCACACGCGAGAGAGTGAACCTCATTGGTCATCTTGGTGGAGTGACGGGCGTGGAATATAACCCGGATGGAAGCAGAGTCGCCTCCACCGGCAAGGACGGCATGGTCCGCATCTGGGATCCCCTGAGCGGCCGTTTACTGCACTCTTGGCCGATTACGCCTTCAGCTCAGGGGCAAACCGTCGCCTTCAGTCCGGACGGCCATTGGCTCGCCTTGGGCAACTATCAGAATGATCAGGTATTAGTGTTTTCGCTCAGGGATGGCCGACGAATTCTGACACTGGGTGAAGGGAGGTCGGGCTCCATAGGGACTTGGTCGTGTGGCTTTAGTCCGGATGGAAAAACCCTGGTGGCGACCGGAGATGGGGTGCGGGGTTGGGAAGTATTTTCGCGAACTGTCGGTGCTAGCGCCGATCAAACATTGGAGGCGCGCGTCCTTTTCCATGACCCGGGCGCTGCCCGCAACCTTCACTTTCATCCCTCTGGCAAGTGGATCGGATTCCAAGGTCACGTGAATGTGGACGGACATCGGCTGATGGGTTCATTCGTTCGCGGACTTGAACCAGGGGATGAGCCGAAACTGATCCACTCTCACCGCTTTGCCGTCCAAACTCTCGGGATCAGCGGCGATGGCAGTGCGCTGGTACACAGGGATGACGATCAGGCGTTGGTTTTCTCCGTCCTCGGAGCCCCCAAGCCTTCCCGCAGCGTGACCACCATCACGTCTGGCGAATCCGTCTCCACCTATGTGGGGAACTTCCGCATCAGCCCGGATGGCTCCAAGGTGGCGGTGGCAAATCACAACGGAAGAGGCGTCAATATCCACGACCTGACCACGGGCGTACGGCTCTATTCCCTACCGGATGAGGCGAATTCTGTCTGGTGGCTGGCCTGGCATCCGGACGGCCGTCACCTGGCCGTGGCTCGCAGCGATGGCGACATCTCACTATGGAACCTCTCGGAAGTGGAGGCGATCCTCGCGCAAGTCGGGCTCTAGCCCGCATATTTCATGGGTGGGCTAGATTTATTCATGGCCGTAACCTTCGACGGCCAGCGTACCCTGATCAACGCGCAGCGCACCTGAGGCGCTGTGTGCGGGAAGATAGACAACTCTTGATACGCAAAGGGTTCTGAAATGTGTTTCTGGACAGCCTGCAGGCTGCTCGACTAGTTTTGCCATACAGCAGTTTTTCACCTTGGAGTGAGGGGGCCCGAACCCGCAGGGTTCAAAGAAATATAGCGGGGGGTGCTCGCACCCCCGGAACTGTCAGCAGTACGGAGCATCGCGCAGCGATGCCACCGGCTTGTGAGACTTGCGTCACCGCTATTCAAGGAACCTAATCCGTTCGTCAGTCCGTTCGCCGACTGGTGGCACGCCCTTCAGGGTGCTGCGCAGCAGGGGGCCGACACACCGGGGGTGTCGCTGCGCTCCACGCCCCTTCTAATCTCTCTGAACCCTGCGGGTCTCTACGTCGGAGTCAGGAATTCACGCGAAGAAGTGAGGTTCTCCTTAAACTTTCGTAGAGATAGAATCTCTTCCAATAATTCTTTGGGATTCCGCGAAAGGATTTAGATTTTTCTCTTCATAGCTGAGTGAACTCTTATGCATCACTCCGGCTTCAGAACACTGGCGAGCGGATTAAACCCTATTCGGGTGCTTCCTCGGTTCGCTCTCTTGCTCTTCATAGGATGGTGCCACGAAGGCCGCGCTCAATGGGTCACGCAGACCAATACGCTCAAGCCGGGGTGGAATTCGGTGTTTCTCCATGTGGATGCGTCCCACGCGACGCTGGATCAGCTCGTTGGAGGCGATCTCACCAATCCTATCCAGGAAGTCTGGTATTGGCAGCCCGCGCTCCCTACCGGGCAGTTCATTGAGTCGCCGCAGGTTCCTAGCGGGGTGGGCAGTCAGTGGTCGACCTGGACGCGGCTTGCTGGACCAGCCTCGGTGCTGCAGCGCCTCACGGGCAACGGTGCCTATCTGGTCAAGGTGGCCGGCAGTGCGGCCTCCTATCCGTGGCTGGTCAAGGGCAAGCCGGTGACGCCCACGTATCGCTGGACCTTGACTGGACTCAACTTCCTAGGCTTCCCCACACCTGCGGGTCAATCGCCCTCAATTGAGTCTCTCTTTGCGCGAGCTCCGCAACTCCGACAGAGCGGCGAGATCTATGGCTACCGTGGCGGCGATCTTGGTCCGACAAATCCGTCTCTCATCACTGATTTGAGAAGAACCTTGGCGAACCGCGATCAGGCCTACTGGGTGCGAGCAGGCGAGACTTACAACCAATACTTCGGGCCGATTCAAATTCTTCAGACCAGTCCATCCGGTATTCAGTTCGGTGGTTCACGTGGGCAGGCTCAGCTGCGGCTGCGCAACCTGGCCAATGTTCCGATCACGATCACGTTGCGCATGGTGGGGTCCGAGGCGTCGCCCGCTGGTCAGCCGACGGTCGCAGGAGTTCCGCCGCTTCTGTTGCGCGGAAGTGTCAACACAACGAATCTCACCTTCGGCTACACGGAGCTAGGTGCCAGCGCGCCAACCTGGAATCTCGCGGCCGCCGGGCAGGTTGGTTCTGAGGTGGAGTTGGTCCTCGGGTTGAACCGTTCGCAGATGGTCGGCGCGCCTGGGGCATTGTTTGCTGGCGTTTTGCGCTTCACTGACTCGCTTGGTCTCTCGCAGATCGATATGGCCGTGTCGGCGGAGAAGGAGTCCACAGCCGGCCTCTGGGTCGGAGGCGCGGAGGTGAACTACGTTAGCCACTACCTTAAGCCCTACGCCAAGGCCACGAACGCTGCCGACTTCGTGTCGCTATTGAATCGCCTGCAACTCGCTGAAGGCGCGAATGGTTACCATTATGAACGCGATCCCAACACGGGTCGTGTCCTCGTCTTTGGCGGTCCTGAGCGAAAGACCGGCTCCTATCTTCTCGACGGGCCGATCAAAATCGACTCGGGCACGGTCGCTCGTCCGTTCCCGATGCGCCTGATCGTTCACAGCGACGGCACGGCGGTGAAGCTTTTGCAGAAGGTCTATCACGGCGTTGGCGTCAGCTCAAACGTCGTGCTGACGACGCAGGAGAATCTGTTGCTGCCCGCCCAGATCGGGGAAGCTCGGCGCATCAGCTCGGTGCAGTTTCCGACCTCGGTGGGCAACATTCCTTGGAGCTTCACCGGCAGTATGCAACAAGGTGGTAGCCTTACGGCCGACGTGCCCTTGTCCCACGAGGATCAATCCTCGAACCCGTTTCTTCATACCTATCATCCGGACCACGACAATCTGGACGCCCAATTCAAGCCTACCTTGGGGCGCGGCGTGGAGTCCTACGGCGTCACGCGGCGGATTACCCTGACCTTTACGGCCCCGGAGAACCACTTCAATAGCCTGACGCAAGGCAGCCAGGATTTGGCTGGGAACTACGCCGAAGTGATCACCTTTGAGGCGCGCGGTAGCCAGACGCGCCAGTACAACGTGCTCGGCACCTTCGCCCTGAAACGCATCAGTGACATCACGAGCTTGACCTCCAATTGAACGAATCGCGCTGCGACCTTGATCTTTCTGAACCGCACTCTAACGACCATGAATACACAACAGACCTGTCTCAATGCCGTCCGCAGCCTAGGCCGCTTTTCGATCGCTTTAGCGCTGGGGATCGTCCTGGTTGTCGCCTTGCCCGCCACCCACGCGGCGCCGCCTGAGCTGATGACCTATCAGGGGTTTCTCGTGGACGGGAACGGCAACGCCCTGGCACCCAGTACGCCTGCCAACTATCCCGTCGTCTTCCGTATCTTCACCGCGTCCATTGGCGGCACGCGGCTCTGGTCGGAGCAGCAGATCGTGACCGTAGACAAGGGTAACTTTAGCGTGATTCTGGGGGAAGGCACTCCGGTCGGTGGCGAGCTGCGGCCGTTGCTCTCCTCGGTGCTGGCCGGGCCCAACAATGCGGAACGTTACATGAGCCTTTCGGTTACGATCGGCGGCACTACCACCGAGATGCTCCCCCGCCTTAGGCTTCTCCCCGCGCCCTATGCGTTCACCGCTACGAGCGCCAACAATCTTGTCAATCCCGCCGGGATCCCGGCCGTCAGCTACGCGAACAGTCAGGTGGAGGTGAGCGGGAACCTCAGTGTCTCAGGCGTGATCTCCGGGGATGGCTCCGGATTGACCGGACTCACGTTGGCCCAGCTTCCCGCGTTGAACGCCTCCTCGATTAGCGTCGGTACCCTGGCGGACACGCGGCTCTCTGCGAACGTGGCTTTGCGGTTAGGCGGTAACACCTTCACGGGCAATCAGACCATCGCCGGCAACCTTGGCCTCGGCACGCTGGGCACGACCTTTCCCCTCACCATTGGCAACAACACCTTGGGGGATAAAATCAGCCTCTTCGGCCAATCGGGAAATAGTTACGGCTTTGGCATTCAGGGCGGCCTCCTGCAGATTCACTCCGAATCTGTCAGCAGCGACATCGGCTTCGGATACGGCAGCAGCGCCGCGATGACGGAGACGATGCGGATCAAGGGCAATGGCAACGTGGGGATCGGCACCAGCACTCCTTCGGGGAAACTGACCGTCAACGGTGGTGTGAGAGCCCGCGGCGGGGCGCCCGGCGGCGGCGGAGCCAATGACAACGGCTTCGCCTTCACCGCGAATGGCGGCGACAACGACAGCGGAATGTTCAGTTCAGCCGACGGGCAACTGGAGTTCTATGGAAATAGTGCAGAACGGCTGCGCATCACACCTTCTGGCAACGTGGGAATCAATACCGCCACGCCGACGGCGACGTTGGAGGTGAATGGATCCATCAAGGCTGCCAGCGTGACTGTGAACGGTCTCACGGTGAATGGCCCCGTCAATGCCGCGACCTTCAATGGAGAAAAGGCCCCTGCGGTCTTTACTGTTGGGGGCAACGTGAATGTCTGGCGGGATGTTTTGGTGGATGGTACGGCCTTACTCGGGGATGCCGATGGAGGGCGGATCAAGATCCTGTTGCGGAATCACAACAGCAAGGAGGTGAGAACCCTCAGCTACGAATTCTACTGCGAAAATGACACGGACAACTTTGGCCAGCCTTTGCGATACGGATGGACAGTAGGTTCCTACGGCCAGCAGCGGGGCTTTCGGCTGGGTAGCGGCAACAACGACTGGCGGGCGGATATCGCATCGGACTGGGATTGGTATTGGCTCCGCAACTACCGCAGTGGACAAGCAATCGGAGCTGTCGATGGACCAGCCTTTGGCCCTGGGGATCGCTACAAGTTCTACATGCTTGTTCCGCCGAGCATCTCCGCGACGGTGATCCTTTACGACCGTTAGTCCCCGGGTGTTCAGAAACTTTGTTTTCGAATCCTCCCATGCACACCTCAACTCTCAACACTCCCGCAGCCGGGCTTGGCAGGGCGCGGCCTTCACCGGTGGCCGCCGGCCTCAAGCGGAGCCCGGCGCACCAACCGCCCGGTGTTTACGTGGACCCGAAGGCGGCAGAGGACGGCCGCACTCCTAAGGCTTCGCCATTCCCGGCGCCCACCTCCTTCGCCCCCGCGTCTTGGGCCGCGGCAGCCTTCTGCCGCTGTGGGTTCCAACCGCTTTGCATCGTCCGCTTTGCTCTGGCCATTCTTATGGGCACCTGGGCGGCACCCGATGCCTCGGCTCAGGCGCTTCCCCTGGAAATTCGTCAGGACGCCATCCGTTACAATCTGAGCTCAACGAACGGTCTGCCGATTTCGACCACCCGAGGGGTGCCGCCCGGTTCCGATGGGCGTGGACCGACGGTGGCGCAACAGCGGGCCGCCGGCTTAACGGAGGTCCCTGCTACCAGTAACCAGTTTAGCGGTTTGGTGGTGTTTGGAGGCGTGGTCAGACCGGCAACCACCTCTCTGAACGCAGGCCAGAGTCTTGCTGCCAATGCTGAGAATTTGGACCTGCCTCGCATCAAAGCAGATGGCAAGGTCGTCATGACGATGCTTCGTGGCCGCGTCGGGGCGCCTCTGCTGGGGCGTGCTGTGTCTTTCCTTTTCGGCCAGGTTATCCCGCGGCCTAATGTGGACGAGTATGGTGTGCTGCTGAGCACGGTGAATGTGAACGTCAACCCGCCCCGGCCCGCGCAATCAGCCGAGACCTACTGGCTGCCTGAGCCTTATACCACCAACAATCACTCGGCCACCGGCTACTACTGGAGCCCGCACGCCCAGGCTGTCTTCGCTGTGAATCCCGGTCCTCTGCAGGTCGCCTGGCGTCGGAGCGTGGCTTCCACTGCGCCCAATCCGCCGGTGGGTGTTGCCAACGTGCTGGTCCTCGGGGTTTCCTACGTGGTGGCGACCAATCAATACGTGGTGTCCGGTAGTCCGGTAAAGGCCCCGCGCCTGATGTATTGGACCGAGCGTTCGTTTGCCGATACCGGCAAGCCGGTGACCGTGCCCAGCGCTCGCGTTGGAGCGGTCAACGTGGTTTACAACGATAATTTCCCTGAGCGTGTCGGTGCCGAGGTGGTGATTCCGGGAGCTGCTCCGATCGTCACCAGCAATACCCTGCAGGAAGTGCGGACCTTGTGGTACGATGGGACGGGCGGGCAGGCCGGGGGCCAGATCCGCGCGTACAATGTCGAGGGTCGCATCTTTATGGAGCTGCTCGGCGATGTGCGCTCCGCCAACAGCCGCCAGCATCTGGGCTTTGAGGTCGTGGATGTGATTCGTCAGCCTGCTCCGAATGATGTCACGATCGAACTCGGCGAGAGACTGACCTCCTATGCGGGCGGCGTTCCCAGTGACGCCCATCTGTTTCCTGAACCGCTGCTCCTGGTTGGTGAGGGTTTCACGTTTCAGCACAACTCGGGCGGCAGCAGACGACCTACCTATTACGCGACCCGCGAGACCCGGAATCAGAATGATCTCCAGGTGCATTGGCTGGAGGAAGGACTCGAAGGTTTGAAATGGCCGTTTCGCTTTGTCCGGTATGAGCTCGTTTGGCCGGATGAGGTGGCGAAGTACAGTCACTATATCCGTCCAGGAGTGTCGACCGAGAGCGAAGCGAAGGCGACAGCGGTGGCTCTGCCCTCTCAGAATGCGCCTACGATTGCGTACCAGGATCCGCTCGATCAGCCGCGCGGCAAGCTCACTGACAGCTTCGCCTATTACAGCTTCCTCGACGCGTCTCACCCGGCCCATCGGGCGCTCCTGCAGTTCACATCCGGCGAGTTCGTCCGCTTTGAGCGCGTGTTCTCATGGCTGGATCACAGTTTGCGCGACCAAGCGCTGGATCTTCCGAGCTTCGTCGGGAGCGTGGCGACCAACCTGAACGCCTGGACGAG includes the following:
- a CDS encoding protein kinase — translated: MSDSAFNSVCPKCGSALQPDAPRGLCARCLFGAVLDGGPLDESPRSTVGKATLPRAFGAYELLEEVARGGMGIVFRARQTQISRVVALKVMAAGQFAAPDFVKRFRMEAEAVASLDHPNIVPIYEVGECENQPFFSMRLVEGGSLAQRISSSRAPMSDRQVAELITKLARAVHYAHQRGLLHRDIKPGNVLLDAEGQPHLTDFGLAKLVEKESTLTRTVAMLGTPSYMSPEQARGEAKQLTTAVDVYGLGAILYELLTGQPPFAGGTTMETVRQVLEREPRRPSGLRPGVDRDLETICLKCLQKDPARRFESAEALAVELERWQRHEPILSRPVTGLERAAKWVRRRPLPAALCAVTLLAVAASVGTLLRANRHIRAAQSATLDQRDLAQQHLYDSLLREANSIRTIRPLGFRRQLIERIQQARSIPTAKKDYDVLRAELGQCLGDALSFDPVRLIDPPSSFLDVVLNSDGTLVAFGTEKGQLALHETTHGKAVGRFEVKTPLVQLAFSPDGRSLFGLAREVAQQHSETAPRIRLIEWQRTGNGSWLQGSERSVPELRLLVLTTRGVIAALESCSEREMRLVDAATDRMLGSVPLAPGQLFPQVLDVSSDMRFAAFDVDGGTNQPSGLIQIWDLNARAPILRFSNEAGLVRHLAFSPDSQFLASTAESGVVVLMTSHFRPVNTYIEFMSSRAIWCGHGDRIAVPLSQQNGVRLCSVSSGAEATRLATPHQVTEVRGSLDGSVLLMVPHKGPALVTRLVGTRERVNLIGHLGGVTGVEYNPDGSRVASTGKDGMVRIWDPLSGRLLHSWPITPSAQGQTVAFSPDGHWLALGNYQNDQVLVFSLRDGRRILTLGEGRSGSIGTWSCGFSPDGKTLVATGDGVRGWEVFSRTVGASADQTLEARVLFHDPGAARNLHFHPSGKWIGFQGHVNVDGHRLMGSFVRGLEPGDEPKLIHSHRFAVQTLGISGDGSALVHRDDDQALVFSVLGAPKPSRSVTTITSGESVSTYVGNFRISPDGSKVAVANHNGRGVNIHDLTTGVRLYSLPDEANSVWWLAWHPDGRHLAVARSDGDISLWNLSEVEAILAQVGL
- a CDS encoding sigma-70 family RNA polymerase sigma factor, encoding MDEKSPEAPGSPAGRFVTTLWSVVADARDSQSPESTSAMERLCQTYWYPLYVFVRRKGYGHEDASDLTQAFFARFLEKRYLASVDGNRGKFRTFLLASMTHFLANEWDKSRAQRRGGGAVVISLDEATAEQRYQHESSGQTTPETIFERRWAQTVMGVVLDRLAVEMEERRFEILKGFLLEARGAVSYETAAGLLGVSVAGVTSAIHRMRARFRALMFEEVANTVATPGEVEQELRHLLASLE
- the ruvC gene encoding crossover junction endodeoxyribonuclease RuvC, translated to MGISAKQFADLQKRVSKPAKRSATPEVDTLSPAAPKRHEILLGIDPSLRGTGYGVIRMAKPHPIALAHGTIRCPTTWEHSRCLLLITQTIRDVIREHRPVICAVEGLFFAQNLQTALIMGEARGAALVAAAEAGLEVYEHAPRRVKQAIVGYGAAQKLAVAKMVQRLLHLEELPDSDAADALAVALTHAQETSRYSLTPAKRV